One Triticum dicoccoides isolate Atlit2015 ecotype Zavitan chromosome 4B, WEW_v2.0, whole genome shotgun sequence genomic window carries:
- the LOC119295371 gene encoding methylthioribose-1-phosphate isomerase-like: MGESSALQSILYDRGALRLLDQRKLPLEEVYIDVKDSADGWNAIRDMVVRGAPAIAIAAALSLAVEVNDHDFTGTPVEAALFVSKKLEYLVSSRPTAVNLSDAATKLQNLVSRTAETAKDAKSIFQVFIEAAEAMLVDDVADNKAIGSHGAEFLQRQLGSSRNISVLTHCNTGSLATAGYGTALGVIRALHSGGVLEKAFCTETRPFNQGSRLTAFELVHDKIPATLIADSAAAALMNNGQVQAVIVGADRIAANGDTANKIGTYNLSISAKHHGVQFYVAAPVTSIDLSLPSGKQIVIEERSSKELLNSEGGLGKQVAASGISVWNPAFDVTPASLITAIITEKGVITKSDPNGSFDIKGFIECAK; the protein is encoded by the exons ATGGGGGAATCGAGCGCGCTTCAGTCCATCCTCTACGACCGCGGCGCGCTTCGCCTCCTCGATCAG AGGAAGCTGCCCCTGGAGGAGGTCTACATCGATGTCAAGGACTCCGCGGATGGATG GAATGCGATCAGAGACATGGTTGTCCGTGGTGCTCCTGCCATAGCCATAGCGGCAGCACTATCATTGGCTGTGGAAGTTAATGATCACGATTTCACTGGTACACCTGTGGAAGCAGCCTTATTCGTTTCCAAGAAGTTGGAATACCTTGTATCCAG CCGGCCCACAGCAGTGAACCTGTCTGATGCTGCTACAAAGCTTCAGAACTTAGTGTCAAGAACAGCTGAAACAGCAAAAGATGCCAAATCTATCTTTCAG GTCTTTATTGAAGCTGCAGAGGCTATGCTAGTTGATGATGTGGCCGATAATAAGGCAATTGGCTCGCATGGAGCTGAATTCCTTCAACGGCAGCTTGGAAGTTCGAGAAACATCTCTGTTCTAACCCATTGTAATACTGGCAG CCTAGCAACCGCTGGTTACGGAACTGCCCTAGGGGTCATTCGTGCTCTTCACTCTGGAGGAGTTTTGGAAAAGGCCTTCTGCACTGAAACTCGTCCATTTAACCAG GGTTCCAGGCTTACAGCTTTCGAGTTAGTTCATGACAAAATACCTGCGACGCTGATAGCAGACTCTGCTGCAGCTGCACTTATGAATAATGGACAAGTTCAAGCTGTAATTGTGGGTGCTGATCGTATAGCTGCAAATG GTGACACTGCCAACAAGATTGGCACATACAACCTCTCAATTTCTGCAAAGCATCACGGCGTGCAGTTTTACGTGGCCGCACCAGTAACTTCGATTGATCTCTCCCTTCCGTCTGGGAAGCAAATCGTCATAGAAGAAAGATCTTCAAAGGAATTGTTGAACTCTGAAGGTGGTCTAGGAAAGCAAGTTGCCGCGTCAGGTATATCAGTCTGGAACCCCGCCTTCGACGTTACTCCAGCAAGTCTAATTACTGCAATCATTACAGAAAAG GGTGTAATCACAAAGTCTGATCCTAATGGAAGTTTCGACATCAAAGGTTTCATCGAGTGTGCCAAGTGA